AGTTTGTTCCCGCCGTGGTGCTGCAAAGGGCAGGGCTTGGGTGACTCGCCGAGTTCGGCCGGGACTAGTCTTTATGACGTTTCATTTCTCCGAGAGTCCGGCCAACATACTTACTACATCAGCTGCCGATCCTGTGACCGGTACTCCACAGCTTAAAGTATGCGCTGTATCTATCCGTAAAATTTCTGATGATGTGCAAGCAGTGAATTCAGTAGACATAGAGGAACATTTGTCATGCCAACCCGTTTAAATCCCTTCATCCTCGCAACAGCTTCCAAATGCATAGGTTGCCGAGCATGTGAACTGGCCTGTGCTGCCGCACATGTTCAGGGCGGAGTTTCCGTCGGAAGTATCCAAGCTCCCCTTACTCCGCGACTTTATCTGACCTGCGCGGGAGATGTTCGTGTTCCGATCGGTTGTCGGCATTGTGAAGATGCTCCTTGTGCAGCGGTGTGCCCTAATGCTGCGATTTATCGTACCGAGAATGGTGTGCAGATTGATGAAAGCCGCTGCGTCGGTTGCAAAACTTGTCTGGTTACCTGTCCAGTAGGTGCTATGGAAATGGCGCAAATTTGGGAAACAGGAAAGCCGGTCATGCGCCGAGTGACTGATCCTCAGTCCCCTGAAAGTTTTACTACTGAACCTGCTTTGCTAGCCAGTAAATGTGACCTCTGCAAAGGTCGTAAAGCTGGACCCGCGTGTGTCGAGGCTTGTCCTAAGGATGCATTAATTTTAATTAACCCTGCAAAAATTAAACACCGCCGCAATGTTGAAGCAGCACTGGCCTTGGCTGGCTTTAGTGCCAGAGCTGGAGAAGAATTCTAATGACTATTTCATCCCAAATCGTTTCAATCGATCCTTTACTTTGTACCGGCTGTCGTCGCTGTGTAGAAGTGTGTCCTGTAGATGCTATTATCGGGAAACAGTATGAACCTCAGGTTATTGATACATCCCGTTGCGTAATATGCGGTCAGTGTGTTCAGCGATGTTCAGCTTTTTTGTCGCCTTTTGATGATTGTGCAGAGGACTTATCGAATATTCGAAAAGATCGCGGGCTGCCTGAAGACGATACTTCTATACTATTTGCTGCACATTTTCGGATTGATAAGAAAAACGTGGCAGGTATGCTTGCCGATCCAGCTAAGGTTTCCATGGTTCAGTGTGCACCTGCTGTTCGAGCTTCCATTGCAGAAGAATTCGGATTTGCCCCCGGTACGTTGACTCCGGGGCAGCTTGCGGCAGCTTTGCGTAGGCTCGGATTTGATTTTGTATATGACACTATTTTTGCTGCTGACGTAACCATTATGGAAGAAGCATCTGAGTTGCTTGAACGTCTGGAGTCCGGCGAGAATCTGCCTATGTTTACATCATGCTGCCCGGGGTGGGTTCGCTATATGGAAACCGCATGGTCTGATCAGGTATCCCATCTTTCCAGTTGCAAATCTCCACAGCAAATGGCGGGTGCACTTTTTAAAACATACGGTGCAGATATTGCGGGCAAGAATTCTGAAGACATTGCCAGTGTTGCCATTATGCCTTGTACTGCAAAGAAATATGAGGCTGGTCGTCCTGAAATGCAGTCCACCGGAACGCCTGATGTTGATGCGGTTTTGACCGTAACTGAGCTTGCTGCCATGCTTAAAAGCAAAGGGATCCGCTTGGACACACTTCCGGAAGAAGAGTTTGATACTCCTCTGGGACTTTATTCTGGAGCGGGAACTATTTTCGGTGCTTCCGGCGGCGTAATGGAAGCCGCACTGCGTACTGCAATTGCAGTTACAACAGGAAATGAAGTTAACGAAAGTGGTGTTACTTTTATTCAAACTGATGAAGGTGTGCGCCGTGCTACAATAGAGGTGGCAGGAAAGACCGTACGGGCAGTCATTGTTTCCGGATTAGCCCATGCTGCAAAGCTTCTTGAGACTGTTCGCACAGGACAGGCTGATTTTGATTTTATGGAAGTTATGTGTTGCACAGGTGGTTGTGTTGCAGGCGGGGGACAACCGAAATTGCTTCCGCATATTGATATTGCAGATGCTATTGCGCGTCGTCGTCAGAGTTTGCATACTCACGACAAAGAGCTGCCAGTTAGAGCCTCACATAGGAATCCGTCTGTGACAGCTCTGTATGAAAACTATTTAGAAAAACCGCTCGGACATCTTTCCCATAAACTGCTTCATACCTGTTACGGGGATGATGTAGGGAGCCATAACTAATGCATTCTTTTGTGTTATCAGATCCTTCACGCTGTATAGGCTGCCGAGCGTGCGAAGTTGCTTGTGTCGGCGCTCATATGGATGAGGATATGGGACAGGCAGGGGAAAAGGGCTTACCCTTTTCTCCAAGAATAAGCATTGTACACGAGGCGGAGGTCACAGCTCCAATTCAGTGTCGTCAGTGTGAAGATGCTCCGTGCGTCGCGGCTTGTCCTGCCGGAGCAATTCTCTCCGATGGTAAGACCGTGCGGGTGAATTCAGAACGTTGTTTCGGCTGTAAGGCTTGTATGGCAGCTTGTCCTGTGGGAGCCATGCAGGTGGGATATATTCCGGGGACTTCAGATATGCCTGTTGCCCATAAGTGCGACCTTTGTACGGAACGTGACGGGGGACCGGCGTGTGTTGCAGTGTGTCCAGCTGGGGCACTGAGGATTTTAGCCAAGAAAGAGCTTAAACGCATATCCGGCTCGAAAAGACGCCAAAGCGCACTTCAAATATCTTTCGGGCATAACTAAAGGAATATTTGGGCAATGACTCGTACGAACTCTATTTATCAGGCTGTCGTTGAGGAGCAGACGGAATTTATCCGTCGGTTTCGTCCAGATGGAAAGCTGACTTTTGTCAACAGTGCCCTTTGTCGTTTTTACGGTAAAGAGCCTGAAGAGTTGCTCGCTTCAAATTTTAAGGATCTTCTTGATCCTGAAGAACGAGATTCAATTGTCCATCTGGTCTATTCCATTTCTCCAGAGAATCCAGAAATTGTCACAGAACCAAGATATCGTGGTGTTGATGGTCGAATGCACTTTGTACAGTACGTTACAAAGGGAATATTTGATGAACACGGCAAAATTGTTGAATACCAGTCCGTAGGGCGTGATGTGACTGCTCAACGCGAAGCAGAAGCAACGCTCGCAGAAGCCCGTATAGCAATGGCTCAAGCGAGTAAGGTTACAACCCTTGCGGTGATCGGTGGCGGCATTGCACACGAAATAAACCAACCTTTGAATGCTATCCGAATATTAACGGCATCTGCCCAACTACTTGCAGAGCGCTCCGAATTTGCTGAGAGCGAGTTGCCCAGAATGCTAGGGGACATTGCTTCGCAGGTTGATCGAATTGATTCTATTGTGAACCATTTGCGTGAACATCTTCGTCAGAGTCAGAATACGACTTCTGAGAGTTGTGATTTAGGTAATGCTGTTCATTCTGCACTTTCCCTGATTAATGCGCAGATCAGTGCGAGGGGGATTGCATTGGATGCAAATATTTCCCCGAACCTTCCATTTGTAACAGGGACGGCTATTCGTTTTGAGGAGCTTGTCACCAATCTTGTGGCGAATGCCATGCAGGCTCTTGATGGAACAGACTGTGAACAAAAGATTATTCAGATTGATGTGGCTTCACACGAGTCAGGCTTAGTGGAACTTACTGTGTCTGATAATGGTCTAGGGTTTGATGAGGGACTGGCTGAGAAAATGTTTGAACCGTTTTTCTCTACAAAATCTTCAGGAACTTCCATGGGGCTTGGGCTGTCTATTGTGCGGATTATTGTTCAAGCGGCAGGTGGTTCCATTACTGCCTCAAATCGTCCGGAGGGCGGTGCGTTGATAAAGGTAACCCTGCCTTCGGCAGGCTGGAGCGGTGCATAAGAACATGCGTATTCTTCTTGTCGATGATGACGAGGCAACTCGTCATTCACTTGCCGAATATCTGACTCTGTTGGGTCATGCTGTTACATCATGTTCTGATGCCGAAAGTGCTTTGGATGTCTGCCGCAATCATCGTTTTGAAATGGTGCTTTCTGACATACAGATGCCGGGTAAAACAGGCATTGAATTGGTTCGGGAAGTTAAGAGTATGTCCGGCTCATATTTCCCCGATGTGGTTTTGTACACAGGTCATTCGGATTTAGAACTGGCAATCGGGGCATTGCGTGCTGGTGCCTATGACTACATGACGAAGCCGATTAATATGGAAGAACTTCGTTCCATTTTGAATCGAGTGGCAGAGCATCAGGCTTTGCTCGCAGAAAATGACCGCCTGACCAAAAAATTTGACGAAGTTGTAGCCGAAGCAACAAACGATTTCAGAGCCGAGCTTACAAGATTACAAGAGCTTTTAGAGAAGCAGGCTGGTCTTGATAATATAGGCATTTTCTCTGAACCCATGTGGCAGGTTGTTTCTCAGGCAAAACGCTACCATGAAGACAGGGAACTTCCGGTCTTAATTCAGGGAGAAACTGGGGTCGGGAAAGATATTGTGGCAAAGATAATCCACTATGGTCCCGATCAATCCTCTCTTCCATTTGTTGCCATCAACTGCGCTGCGCTGCCTGCCACGTTGTTTGAAAGTGAACTATT
This sequence is a window from Halodesulfovibrio sp. MK-HDV. Protein-coding genes within it:
- a CDS encoding 4Fe-4S dicluster domain-containing protein; this encodes MHSFVLSDPSRCIGCRACEVACVGAHMDEDMGQAGEKGLPFSPRISIVHEAEVTAPIQCRQCEDAPCVAACPAGAILSDGKTVRVNSERCFGCKACMAACPVGAMQVGYIPGTSDMPVAHKCDLCTERDGGPACVAVCPAGALRILAKKELKRISGSKRRQSALQISFGHN
- a CDS encoding [Fe-Fe] hydrogenase large subunit C-terminal domain-containing protein, yielding MTISSQIVSIDPLLCTGCRRCVEVCPVDAIIGKQYEPQVIDTSRCVICGQCVQRCSAFLSPFDDCAEDLSNIRKDRGLPEDDTSILFAAHFRIDKKNVAGMLADPAKVSMVQCAPAVRASIAEEFGFAPGTLTPGQLAAALRRLGFDFVYDTIFAADVTIMEEASELLERLESGENLPMFTSCCPGWVRYMETAWSDQVSHLSSCKSPQQMAGALFKTYGADIAGKNSEDIASVAIMPCTAKKYEAGRPEMQSTGTPDVDAVLTVTELAAMLKSKGIRLDTLPEEEFDTPLGLYSGAGTIFGASGGVMEAALRTAIAVTTGNEVNESGVTFIQTDEGVRRATIEVAGKTVRAVIVSGLAHAAKLLETVRTGQADFDFMEVMCCTGGCVAGGGQPKLLPHIDIADAIARRRQSLHTHDKELPVRASHRNPSVTALYENYLEKPLGHLSHKLLHTCYGDDVGSHN
- a CDS encoding ATP-binding protein — encoded protein: MTRTNSIYQAVVEEQTEFIRRFRPDGKLTFVNSALCRFYGKEPEELLASNFKDLLDPEERDSIVHLVYSISPENPEIVTEPRYRGVDGRMHFVQYVTKGIFDEHGKIVEYQSVGRDVTAQREAEATLAEARIAMAQASKVTTLAVIGGGIAHEINQPLNAIRILTASAQLLAERSEFAESELPRMLGDIASQVDRIDSIVNHLREHLRQSQNTTSESCDLGNAVHSALSLINAQISARGIALDANISPNLPFVTGTAIRFEELVTNLVANAMQALDGTDCEQKIIQIDVASHESGLVELTVSDNGLGFDEGLAEKMFEPFFSTKSSGTSMGLGLSIVRIIVQAAGGSITASNRPEGGALIKVTLPSAGWSGA
- a CDS encoding 4Fe-4S dicluster domain-containing protein, whose amino-acid sequence is MPTRLNPFILATASKCIGCRACELACAAAHVQGGVSVGSIQAPLTPRLYLTCAGDVRVPIGCRHCEDAPCAAVCPNAAIYRTENGVQIDESRCVGCKTCLVTCPVGAMEMAQIWETGKPVMRRVTDPQSPESFTTEPALLASKCDLCKGRKAGPACVEACPKDALILINPAKIKHRRNVEAALALAGFSARAGEEF